A portion of the Bubalus kerabau isolate K-KA32 ecotype Philippines breed swamp buffalo chromosome 1, PCC_UOA_SB_1v2, whole genome shotgun sequence genome contains these proteins:
- the LOC129642150 gene encoding olfactory receptor 2G2-like isoform X2 — MKVFLHVSSRSFILLGFSDYPQLQTALFVVILILYLLTILGNTTIILISHLEPKLHTPMYFFLSHLSFLDLCFTSSVIPQLLVNLQDPMKTITYGGCMVQLYVSHALGSTECVLLAVMSYDCYVAICRPLHYALLMHPHLCMALTSLAWLSGVATTLVQSTLTLQLPLCGHHQVDHFICEVPVLIKLACVDTTFNEAELFVASILFLVVPISFILVSYGYITQAVLKIKSATGRRKVFGTCSSHVTVVIMFYGTIMFMYLQSAKSTYKDQGKFVSLFYTVVTPMLNPLIYTLRNKEVKEALRKVLGKILVIKFT; from the exons ATGAAGGTTTTCCTCCatgtttcttctagga GTTTTATCCTGTTAGGGTTTTCTGATTACCCTCAGTTACAGACAGCTCTCTTTGTGGTCATCTTAATCTTATATTTACTAACCATTTTAGGGAACACCACCATCATTCTGATATCTCATCTGGAACCCAAACTTCATACAccaatgtattttttcctttctcatctctctttccTGGACCTCTGCTTTACTAGCAGTGTTATTCCTCAGCTCCTGGTAAACTTGCAGGATCCCATGAAAACCATTACCTATGGTGGCTGCATGGTTCAGCTCTACGTCTCTCATGCTCTTGGATCTACTGAGTGTGTCCTTCTGGCTGTGATGTCCTATGAttgctatgtggccatctgccgTCCCCTCCACTATGCTCTCCTAATGCATCCTCATCTCTGCATGGCCCTGACATCTTTAGCATGGCTTAGTGGGGTGGCCACCACCCTGGTACAGTCCACTCTCACCCTGCAGCTACCTTTATGTGGGCATCACCAAGTGGATCATTTTATCTGTGAAGTCCCTGTACTTATCAAGTTGGCTTGTGTGGATACCACTTTCAATGAGGCTGAGCTCTTTGTGGCTAGTATCCTCTTCCTTGTTGTGCCTATCTCCTTCATCCTAGTCTCCTATGGTTACATTACCCAAGCAGTTTTGAAGATCAAATCAGCTACTGGAAGAAGGAAAGTTTTTGGGACCTGTTCCTCCCATGTGACAGTTGTCATCATGTTCTATGGAACCATCATGTTCATGTATCTGCAGTCAGCCAAAAGTACATACAAAGATCAGGGAAAGTTTGTCTCTCTCTTCTACACAGTGGTGACCCCCATGCTTAATCCTCTTATTTATACTCTGAGGAACAAAGAGGTCAAGGAAGCACTAAGAAAAGTTCTAGGGAAGATTTTGGTAATAAAGTTTACATGA
- the LOC129642150 gene encoding olfactory receptor 2G2-like isoform X1: MGMVKSTNEGNITGFILLGFSDYPQLQTALFVVILILYLLTILGNTTIILISHLEPKLHTPMYFFLSHLSFLDLCFTSSVIPQLLVNLQDPMKTITYGGCMVQLYVSHALGSTECVLLAVMSYDCYVAICRPLHYALLMHPHLCMALTSLAWLSGVATTLVQSTLTLQLPLCGHHQVDHFICEVPVLIKLACVDTTFNEAELFVASILFLVVPISFILVSYGYITQAVLKIKSATGRRKVFGTCSSHVTVVIMFYGTIMFMYLQSAKSTYKDQGKFVSLFYTVVTPMLNPLIYTLRNKEVKEALRKVLGKILVIKFT; the protein is encoded by the coding sequence ATGGGGATGGTGAAGAGCACCAATGAGGGAAACATAACAGGTTTTATCCTGTTAGGGTTTTCTGATTACCCTCAGTTACAGACAGCTCTCTTTGTGGTCATCTTAATCTTATATTTACTAACCATTTTAGGGAACACCACCATCATTCTGATATCTCATCTGGAACCCAAACTTCATACAccaatgtattttttcctttctcatctctctttccTGGACCTCTGCTTTACTAGCAGTGTTATTCCTCAGCTCCTGGTAAACTTGCAGGATCCCATGAAAACCATTACCTATGGTGGCTGCATGGTTCAGCTCTACGTCTCTCATGCTCTTGGATCTACTGAGTGTGTCCTTCTGGCTGTGATGTCCTATGAttgctatgtggccatctgccgTCCCCTCCACTATGCTCTCCTAATGCATCCTCATCTCTGCATGGCCCTGACATCTTTAGCATGGCTTAGTGGGGTGGCCACCACCCTGGTACAGTCCACTCTCACCCTGCAGCTACCTTTATGTGGGCATCACCAAGTGGATCATTTTATCTGTGAAGTCCCTGTACTTATCAAGTTGGCTTGTGTGGATACCACTTTCAATGAGGCTGAGCTCTTTGTGGCTAGTATCCTCTTCCTTGTTGTGCCTATCTCCTTCATCCTAGTCTCCTATGGTTACATTACCCAAGCAGTTTTGAAGATCAAATCAGCTACTGGAAGAAGGAAAGTTTTTGGGACCTGTTCCTCCCATGTGACAGTTGTCATCATGTTCTATGGAACCATCATGTTCATGTATCTGCAGTCAGCCAAAAGTACATACAAAGATCAGGGAAAGTTTGTCTCTCTCTTCTACACAGTGGTGACCCCCATGCTTAATCCTCTTATTTATACTCTGAGGAACAAAGAGGTCAAGGAAGCACTAAGAAAAGTTCTAGGGAAGATTTTGGTAATAAAGTTTACATGA
- the LOC129642151 gene encoding olfactory receptor 2G3, whose amino-acid sequence MEKANESSLIGFVLLGFSDHLRLKAVLFVFVLLFYLLTLVGNITIIIISYLDPPLHTHMYFFLSNLSFLDICFTTSLAPQTLVNLQGPEKTITYGGCVVQLYISLALGSIECILLVVMALDCYVAICKPLHYVVIMNPRLCQQLAFISWLSGLANSLIQATFTLQLPFCGNHRLDHFICEVPALLKLACADTTINELVLFVVSMLFLLIPPALILISYGFITQAVLRLKSVEARRKAFSTCSSHLMVVIIFYGTIIYMYLQPSNSYAQDQGKFISLFYTMVTPTLNPIIYTLRNKDVKDALKKLLTGKLCFLQT is encoded by the coding sequence ATGGAAAAAGCCAACGAGAGTTCTCTGATTGGTTTTGTCCTTCTAGGATTCTCAGACCACCTTCGCCTAAAGGCTGTGCTCtttgtatttgtccttttgttctaCCTCCTGACCCTTGTGGGAAATATCACCATTATCATCATCTCATACCTGGATCCTCCTCTTCATACCCatatgtacttcttcctcagcaACCTCTCCTTTCTGGACATCTGCTTCACTACTAGCCTTGCACCTCAGACCCTAGTTAACCTGCAAGGACCAGAGAAAACCATCACTTATGGTGGTTGTGTGGTACAGCTCTATATTTCTCTAGCACTGGGCTCAATTGAGTGTATCCTCCTGGTTGTGATGGCCTTGGATTGCTATGTTGCTATTTGCAAACCTCTTCACTATGTGGTCATCATGAACCCACGGCTATGCCAGCAGCTGGCATTTATCTCCTGGCTCAGTGGTTTGGCCAATTCCTTGATTCAGGCAACCTTTACTTTGCAGTTGCCCTTTTGTGGCAACCACAGGCTGGATCATTTTATTTGTGAAGTACCAGCTCTCCTTAAGTTGGCTTGTGCGGATACCACCATCAATGAGTTGGTCCTTTTTGTTGTTAGTATGCTGTTTCTCCTAATCCCCCCAGCACTCATCCTTATCTCCTATGGCTTCATAACTCAAGCAGTGCTGAGGCTCAAGTCAGTGGAGGCAAGGCGCAAAGCCTTCAgcacctgctcctcccaccttATGGTGGTGATCATTTTCTATGGCACCATAATTTACATGTACCTGCAACCAAGCAACAGTTATGCTCAGGACCAAGGCAAGTTCATCTCACTTTTCTATACCATGGTGACCCCCACCTTAAATCCTATTATTTACACATTAAGAAACAAGGATGTGAAAGATGCTCTAAAGAAGCTTCTCACAGGAAAACTGTGCTTTCTACAGACATGA